One Zea mays cultivar B73 unplaced genomic scaffold, Zm-B73-REFERENCE-NAM-5.0 scaffold_490, whole genome shotgun sequence genomic window carries:
- the LOC103653993 gene encoding outer envelope membrane protein 7, whose protein sequence is MAKGGGGGQREGSALKRAAIVAGGLALAWVTVETAFRPLMGRLRAAISSSTDTARDPDQEEPPAPASAAEAEKASAPEEPAAVEEKVEEKVVELEEKVEEAAADKAE, encoded by the coding sequence ATGGCGAAGGGAGGAGGTGGAGGCCAGCGCGAGGGTAGCGCCCTGAAGAGGGCGGCGATCGTCGCAGGGGGGCTCGCGCTGGCCTGGGTCACCGTGGAGACCGCTTTCAGGCCCTTAATGGGCCGCCTCCGCGCTGCCATCTCCAGCTCCACCGACACCGCCCGCGACCCCGACCAGGAGGAGCCTCCCGCGCCTGCCTCTGCGGCGGAGGCGGAGAAGGCGTCCGCACCAGAGGAGCCTGCCGCGGTGGAGGAGAAAGTCGAGGAGAAGGTGGTCGAGTTGGAGGAGAAGGTGGAGGAGGCCGCCGCCGACAAGGCCGAGTGA